In a single window of the Salmo trutta chromosome 23, fSalTru1.1, whole genome shotgun sequence genome:
- the LOC115159431 gene encoding calsenilin isoform X3, translating into MKCCLVKWIIDSTTNTQGPDESSDCELELSTVRHQPEGLEQLQVQTQFTKKELQSLYRGFKNECPSGLVDEETFKNIYSQFFPQGDATTYAHFLFNAFDMDRNGSIRFEDFVIGLSVLLRGSETEKLRWAFNLYDINKDGYITKKEMLAIMTSIYDMMGRYTSPSVRDVDPSEHVDKFFQKMDRNRDGVVTIDEFIETCQKDENIMASMQLFENVI; encoded by the exons ATGAAGTGCTGCCTCGTCAAATGGATCATTGACAGCACCACAAACACTCAGGGGCCAG ATG AGAGTAGCGACTGTGAATTGGAGCTTTCTACTGTTCGTCACCAGCCTGAAGGCTTGGAACAGCTCCAGGTCCAGACCCAGTTCACCAAGAAGGAGTTGCAGTCGCTCTACAGAGGCTTCAAAAAC GAGTGTCCCAGCGGGCTGGTGGATGAGGAGACTTTCAAGAACATCTACTCACAGTTCTTCCCCCAGGGAG ATGCCACCAcatatgcacattttctgttCAACGCATTTGACATGGACAGAAATGGCTCTATCCGTTTTGAG GACTTTGTGATTGGACTATCTGTACTGCTCAGAGGTTCAGAAACAGAGAAACTCCGGTGGGCCTTCAATCTGTATGATATCAACAAGGATGGCTACATCACCAAGAAG GAGATGTTGGCCATAATGACGTCCATCTATGACATGATGGGCAGGTATACCTCTCCCAGTGTACGAGATGTTGATCCATCTGAGCATGTGGACAAGTTCTTTCAG AAAATGGATCGGAACAGAGACGGGGTGGTGACCATTGATGAGTTCATAGAGACTTGTCAGAAG GATGAAAATATCATGGCCTCCATGCAGCTCTTTGAGAACGTCATCTAG
- the LOC115159431 gene encoding calsenilin isoform X4, protein MVLEGMELIAITVVIGLFFVVFKQFGVWEPLSLDESSDCELELSTVRHQPEGLEQLQVQTQFTKKELQSLYRGFKNECPSGLVDEETFKNIYSQFFPQGDATTYAHFLFNAFDMDRNGSIRFEDFVIGLSVLLRGSETEKLRWAFNLYDINKDGYITKKEMLAIMTSIYDMMGRYTSPSVRDVDPSEHVDKFFQKMDRNRDGVVTIDEFIETCQKDENIMASMQLFENVI, encoded by the exons ATGGTGCTGGAAGGCATGGAACTGATTGCAATTACTGTAGTCATTGGCTTGTTTTTTGTAGTGTTCAAGCAGTTTGGTGTCTGGGAGCCCTTGTCATTAGATG AGAGTAGCGACTGTGAATTGGAGCTTTCTACTGTTCGTCACCAGCCTGAAGGCTTGGAACAGCTCCAGGTCCAGACCCAGTTCACCAAGAAGGAGTTGCAGTCGCTCTACAGAGGCTTCAAAAAC GAGTGTCCCAGCGGGCTGGTGGATGAGGAGACTTTCAAGAACATCTACTCACAGTTCTTCCCCCAGGGAG ATGCCACCAcatatgcacattttctgttCAACGCATTTGACATGGACAGAAATGGCTCTATCCGTTTTGAG GACTTTGTGATTGGACTATCTGTACTGCTCAGAGGTTCAGAAACAGAGAAACTCCGGTGGGCCTTCAATCTGTATGATATCAACAAGGATGGCTACATCACCAAGAAG GAGATGTTGGCCATAATGACGTCCATCTATGACATGATGGGCAGGTATACCTCTCCCAGTGTACGAGATGTTGATCCATCTGAGCATGTGGACAAGTTCTTTCAG AAAATGGATCGGAACAGAGACGGGGTGGTGACCATTGATGAGTTCATAGAGACTTGTCAGAAG GATGAAAATATCATGGCCTCCATGCAGCTCTTTGAGAACGTCATCTAG